One window of the Salvia splendens isolate huo1 chromosome 1, SspV2, whole genome shotgun sequence genome contains the following:
- the LOC121752991 gene encoding chromatin structure-remodeling complex protein SYD-like isoform X5: MANPQNVELEAAKFLHKLIQESKDEPSKLATKLYVILQHMRSSGKENSMPYQVISRAMETVIKEHNIDIETLMSSRLPLAAGAQDGDTGSQQLAGSSQRAGTAKDSKSGNEIETPETYALTRTPSGPVSGGQDVYQGSTAHIGGVGVKVHGVPPGAPGSYLTADSTNRVEFANSSFDGQSLAAKMSKDRSVEAFGDHSTGKIAAGGSSLVTNANMSSFQGSIAEQNMTRNAGSRDTGKSPVPQTSNAGLPFKEQQLKQLRAQCLVFLAFRNGLMPKKLHLEIALGDIYSKEDGTRRDLLDQKGKEQLVHETSTVPEAPRSIERPDRSNSNPPHLDSNSTKESDAVKFPDERFNQPVVPVENEQDGNCSVSRGKTDIEITREDAIKSHASHDSSIRESYSCDHEDDLGNRRQRKSIPSAVMTPSEQSMLEDSGPSVDGFANDITNAPVPTTFFTNDGVLQRPEDSASHAQNSMDCNNPGKSYSDKKYSSLLLKDKWKPASGMSGQNYPAMAVKDSNVTVRNFYQGTDQEEGYPSKSMNRQPSPKHTTVEKWIKGRQKRKVFAEHNWAKKQQKTSQKINGCSDRLKEAVSSSEYISVKTKSVIELKKLQLLELQRRLRSDILNDFFKPIASEMDRLKSIKKHRIGRRSKQFERYEQKMKEERHRRIKERQKEFFSDIEVHRERLENGFKVKRECCKGFNRYVREFHKRKERFHREKIDRIQREKINLLKINDVEGYLRMVQDAKSDRVNKLLKETEKYLQKLGSKLKDAKVMAGQFGTDIEASKGGTIEESEDVENEDEKDQAKHYLESNEKYYTMAHSVKEHITDQPTGLIGGKLREYQMNGLRWLVSLYNNHLNGILADEMGLGKTVQVISLICYLMENKNDRGPFLVVVPSSVLPGWELEISTWAPSIHKIVYCGPPEERRRLFKEQIVHQKFNVLLTTYEYLMNKYDRPKLSKIQWHYIIIDEGHRIKNASCKLNADLKHYRSNHRILLTGTPLQNNLEELWALLNFLLPNIFNSSEDFSQWFNKPFESNGDSTTDEALLSEEENLLIINRLHQVLRPFVLRRLKHKVENQLPEKIERLVRCEASAYQKLLMKRVEENLGAIGTSKARSVHNSVMELRNICNHPYLSQLHVEEVHDLVPKHYLPNIIRLCGKLEMLDRLLPKLKATDHRVLFFSTMTRLLDVMEDYLCWKQYKYLRLDGHTSGGDRGGLIEKFNNPSSPYFIFLLSIRAGGVGVNLQAADTVIIFDTDWNPQVDLQAQARAHRIGQKKEVLVLRLETVQTVEEQVRASAEHKLGVANQSITAGFFDNNTSAEDRREYLESLLRECKKEEVAPVLDDDSLNDIIARSEEEIDIFESVDKQRRADEMVVWQNLCGVKGSDKSKLIPQLPSRLITDDDLKSFYEVMKISETTTPVVLPDSGMKRKSGYLGGLDTHQYGRGKRAREVRSYEEQWTEEEFERLCQVESPNSPTMKEEVTRKTMAVTTNSAFVVKGEMQAPAVPQLPPLHSLPQHPTVEPLAVQNKEATPPSKRGRGRPKRVVEVSPTVSSPGLLGPVKTEEISKVEIKPGPDSMVCTTDDGGITGSSKELKLPATLNSGPPLPPSLIPASPPSSGRGRGRGRKSQTGGEAPAPRRRGKRQTTALQTAQTSSLPLVTDNPSVEIKGELARSSAITTSCTSVSVTSITKELGSEPDSVSPSPVVPSVSGPSNSDVEPHKEVTPNSLMASDSTFTGSVAVAIVNQADPDIVRTSNPEATPPPQPISASLSVTTLGRGRGRGRGRGRGQNAQSREEAPQRRRRRQEPIASTVSGALTRQDSESCEPQPKRTRASVGRKDTVRREKVQEVTNASQFAEQGIQDSLAERVTKDTEIGPGKLQNPPKEQDANEKPSEDHRNEVLASKSNPSDDLTSISMPDPTAGAPSSLVPKSAEDNAESSSKELDSTAAARSSLVPKSAEDSVESCSKELDIKEPCGDDISIVSVLVPPQTDINCGTSGGSQSLVGTNINSPVIDKDESGKVVEDEHETNITDELPGKVLVNEHETNTPDEVSGKVAVNECETSTPEVGANVNSPVTDKDESGKVVEDEHETNITDEVPGKVAVNEHETNTADEVSGEVVVNECETSTPDKVGANVNSPVTDKDESGKVVEDEHETNITDEVPGQVAVNEHETNTADEVSGEVVVNECETSTPDEVPVSTTGEFHVDHSAITTTEKVCTEPNSASPATMLSSALCPIDIGVGSEQGITVSSLTASTHASTDPMAVASSDQLAPDILSMSSVQATEEDISEPSAGQVPEDISAGATLETEIGAAKLQNPPQQDACFKPSNDHMNEVIASTSDISDNFPPVLMHDPADGARISLVPKFTEENVESCGKELDIKEPCETSGGSQSLVGTNFNSAVIDKDQGLHSGAPAAATATSGSMPLGDGIDKLYPECRSKDDRIFSPTNNPNLDEFPASDNISKGPADYNPTDSIIELPNHTDALVPSEYTQSLPVSDSNSINTGECQHLQNAEIQLASVVGPDEVPEEESGKLNSISGVMKSTEDESGKGIVDEHGTSTPDEIPGKVVVNEHDTDTPDEVPGEVVINEHETSPPDEVPAVSTSDFHVDHSVITAIEDVRTEPDSEKGIPMSFLTASAHASTNPMDVASSDQLAPVTTCMSSAQATEEDISEPSAGQVPEDLVKDADIDVTKLEDPIQEEDTVEKDGRAKDAVIDVAKLEDPIQEKDTVDGLHFPGGLLTRPLSCLIT; this comes from the exons GATCTTCTCAGCGGGCTGGGACTGCTAAAGACTCTAAATCTGGGAATGAGATTGAGACACCGGAGACATATGCATTAACTAGGACACCTAGTGGTCCAGTAAGTGGTGGGCAAGACGTGTATCAAGGTTCTACAGCTCATATAGGTG GTGTTGGTGTCAAGGTTCATGGGGTTCCTCCTGGTGCTCCGGGCTCTTATTTAACAGCAGACTCAACAAATAGGGTTGAGTTTGCTAACTCTTCATTTGATGGTCAGAGCCTTGCTGCCAAGATGTCCAAGGACAGAAGTGTGGAAGCCTTTGGTGACCATTCTACTGGAAAAATAGCTGCTGGTGGATCTAGTCTAGTAACAAATGCAAATATG AGTTCTTTTCAGGGCAGTATAGCAGAGCAAAACATGACCAGAAATGCTGGTTCCAGGGATACTGGGAAATCTCCAGTTCCTCAGACTTCCAATGCAGGCCTTCCATTTAAGGAACAGCAATTAAAACAACTCAGAGCGCAGTGCCTTGTTTTTTTGGCTTTTAG AAATGGATTGATGCCGAAGAAACTTCATCTTGAAATTGCTCTTGGAGACATATATTCTAAAGAAG ATGGGACCCGCAGAGATCTCCTTGACCAGAAAGGGAAGGAGCAGCTAGTTCATGAAACAAGCACTGTTCCAGAAGCCCCAAGGTCGATTGAAAGGCCAGATAGAAGCAACTCTAACCCCCCTCACTTGGATTCTAATTCAACAAAAGAATCTGATGCTGTGAAGTTTCCAGATGAAAGATTTAATCAACCTGTTGTGCCAGTTGAAAATGAACAGGATGGCAATTGTTCAGTGTCAAGAGGGAAAACAGATATTGAAATTACAAGAGAGGATGCTATAAAATCACATGCATCACATGATTCAAGTATAAGGGAATCATATAGCTGTGATCACGAGGATGATTTGGGGAACCGCCGCCAGCGCAAATCCATACCCTCTGCAGTTATGACCCCTTCTGAACAATCAATGCTCGAGGATAGTGGTCCATCTGTAGATGGTTTTGCTAACGATATTACCAATGCACCAGTGCCTACCACTTTTTTTACTAATGATGGGGTGCTACAAAGACCAGAAGATAGCGCTAGTCATGCACAGAATTCGATGGATTGCAATAATCCAGGGAAGTCTTACTCTGACAAGAAGTATTCAAGTTTACTGTTAAAGGACAAGTGGAAGCCTGCCTCAGGAATGAGTGGCCAAAACTACCCTGCCATGGCAGTTAAGGATTCCAATGTAACTGTTAGAAACTTTTATCAAG GGACAGACCAGGAAGAGggttatccttcaaagtctatGAACAGGCAACCTTCACCGAAGCATACAACTGTAGAAAAATGGATCAAGGGCCGGCAGAAAAGGAAAGTCTTTGCTGAGCACAACTGGGCTAAAAAACAGCAGAAGACATCACAAAAAATAAATGGTTGTTCTGATAGGCTAAAG GAAGCTGTGAGCTCTTCTGAATATATTTCTGTGAAGACCAAAAgtgtaattgaattaaaaaagcTTCAGTTGCTAGAATTGCAGCGACGTCTTCGGAG CGACATCttgaatgatttttttaaacCAATAGCAAGTGAAATGGATAGATTGAAATCAATTAAGAAGCACAGGATTGGAAGGAGATCAAAACAATTTGAAAGATATGAGCAGAAAATGAAAGAGGAGCGACATAGGAGAATTAAGGAAAGGCAGAAGGAATTCTTTAGTGATATTGAAGTTCACAG AGAAAGACTAGAAAATGGTTTTAAAGTAAAGAGAGAGTGCTGTAAAGGATTCAATAGGTATGTAAGGGAGTTCCACAAGAGGAAGGAAAGATTTCATCGTGAGAAGATAGACAGAATCCAGCGTGAAAAGATTAATTTATTGAAAATTAACGACGTTGAAGGATATCTTCGCATGGTTCAG GATGCAAAATCTGATCGAGTTAATAAACTGCTAAAAGAGACTGAGAAATATCTGCAAAAACTTGGGTCCAAATTGAAGGATGCTAAGGTAATGGCCGGACAGTTTGGGACAGATATTGAGGCGAGTAAGGGTGGTACCATTGAGGAGAGTGAAGATgttgagaatgaagatgaaaaggATCAGGCCAAG CACTATTTGGAAAGCAATGAGAAATACTACACGATGGCACATAG TGTGAAAGAGCACATTACTGACCAGCCAACCGGGTTGATTGGGGGAAAACTAAGGGA GTACCAAATGAATGGGCTTAGATGGCTGGTTTCTCTTTATAATAACCATTTGAATGGCATACTAGCAGATGAAATGGGCTTGGGAAAAACGGTGCAG GTCATATCTCTTATTTGCTACTTAATGGAAAATAAGAATGACAGAGGACCTTTTCTAGTAGTTGTACCATCTTCTGTGCTACCTGGATGGGAGTTGGAGATCTCTACCTGGGCTCCTAGTATCCACAAAATTGTTTACTGTGGCCCCCCTGAGGAGCGTCGGAGGCTATTTAA GGaacaaattgttcatcaaaAATTTAATGTTCTTCTGACAacatatgaatatttgatgaaCAAATATGATCGTCCAAAATTGAGTAAAATACAGTGGCATTATATTATTATTGATGAAGGTCATCGCATTAAGAATGCTTCCTGCAAGTTAAATGCTGATTTGAAACATTATCGCAGCAATCACAGAATACTTTTGACTGGAACTCCCTTGCAG AATAATCTTGAAGAACTCTGGGCATTGCTTAATTTCTTGTTACCAAACATCTTTAACTCATCTGAAGATTTTTCTCAATGGTTTAATAAACCATTTGAGAGTAATGGTGACAGTACCACAGATGAA GCCTTACTTTCTGAAGAGGAGAATCTTTTGATAATAAATCGTCTCCACCAAGTTCTGCGGCCATTTGTACTTCGAAGATTAAAACACAAG GTGGAAAATCAATTACCTGAGAAGATTGAAAGACTAGTTAGATGCGAGGCTTCTGCATATCAGAAGTTATTGATGAAGAGAGTTGAAGAGAATCTTGGTGCCATTGGAACTTCAAAG GCTCGCTCTGTGCACAACTCTGTGATGGAGCTACGGAATATATGCAACCACCCATATCTTAGCCAACTTCATGTGGAGGAG GTTCATGACCTAGTTCCAAAGCATTACCTTCCAAACATTATCAGACTTTGTGGGAAACTTGAGATGTTGGATAGGTTATTACCTAAACTAAAGGCAACCGATCACAGA GTTCTTTTTTTTTCGACAATGACTCGACTACTTGATGTTATGGAGGACTATCTTTGCTGGAAACAGTATAAATACCTTCGATTGGATGGACATACATCTGGTGGTGATCGGGGTGGCCTCATCGAGAAGTTCAATAATCCTAGCTCTCCGTACTTTATATTTTTACTCAG TATCCGAGCTGGAGGAGTTGGTGTGAATCTCCAAGCTGCTGATACAGTCATTATTTTTGATACAGATTGGAATCCCCAG GTGGATTTGCAAGCACAGGCCAGGGCTCATAGGATTGGGCAAAAGAAAGAAGTTCTTGTTCTTCGTTTAGAAACT GTCCAAACTGTGGAGGAGCAAGTTAGAGCTTCTGCTGAGCACAAACTTGGGGTTGCGAATCAGAGTATAACTGCTGGATTTTTTGACAATAATACGAG TGCGGAGGATCGAAGGGAATACTTAGAGTCTCTCTTGCGGGAGTGCAAGAAAGAGGAAGTTGCACCTGTTCTGGATGATGATTCCCTCAATGACATTATAGCGCGCAG TGAAGAAGAAATTGATATCTTTGAATCAGTTGACAAACAGAGGCGTGCAGATGAAATG GTTGTTTGGCAAAATTTGTGTGGTGTGAAAGGGTCAGATAAAAGCAAGCTTATACCTCAATTGCCTTCTCGGCTCATAACAGACGATGACTTAAAATCATTTTATGAAGTGATGAAGATCTCTGAAACAACAACTCCCGTTGTATTACCTGATTCAGGGATGAAGAGGAAAAGTGGGTATCTTGGAGGTCTTGATACCCATCAGTATGGGAGAGGCAAACGTGCTAGAGAG GTTCGTTCGTATGAAGAGCAATGGACTGAAGAAGAATTTGAAAGACTGTGTCAGGTTGAATCTCCAAATTCTCCCACAATGAAGGAAGAAGTTACTAGAAAAACAATGGCAGTCACTACAAACAGCGCATTCGTAGTCAAGGGTGAGATGCAGGCACCGGCTGTCCCTCAACTTCCTCCACTTCATTCGCTTCCTCAACATCCAACTGTGGAGCCTCTGGCCGTACAGAACAAAGAGGCTACACCACCATCTAAAAGAGGGCGTGGCAGGCCAAAAAGAGTGGTGGAAGTTTCTCCAACAGTTAGTTCTCCTGGACTATTGGGACCTGTGAAAACTGAAGAAATTTCCAAAGTTGAAATTAAACCTGGTCCTGATTCTATGGTCTGCACTACTGATGATGGAGGTATCACTGGGAGCTCAAAAGAGTTGAAGTTGCCTGCTACTCTGAACTCCGGGCCACCTCTTCCCCCTTCTCTCATTCCTGCTTCACCCCCATCATCTGGGCGAGGTAGAGGACGTGGTCGGAAGTCTCAGACAGGTGGAGAAGCTCCTGCTCCCAGACGCCGAGGCAAAAGACAGACTACAGCATTACAAACAGCTCAAACATCTTCATTGCCACTTGTTACTGATAATCCATCTGTTGAAATAAAAGGAGAACTTGCCCGAAGCTCTGCTATCACTACCAGTTGTACTTCTGTCTCTGTCACTAGCATTACAAAAGAACTGGGCTCTGAACCGGATTCTGTGTCACCTTCTCCTGTGGTTCCATCAGTTTCTGGTCCAAGCAATTCAGACGTGGAGCCCCATAAAGAAGTTACACCTAACTCTTTAATGGCTTCTGATAGTACTTTTACTGGCTCCGTCGCCGTAGCTATTGTAAATCAGGCAGATCCAGACATTGTGCGCACTTCAAATCCTGAAGCTACACCTCCCCCACAGCCTATTAGCGCTTCTCTCTCTGTAACAACACTGGGTAGAGGTAGAGGGCGGGGACGGGGGCGAGGGCGAGGGCAGAATGCTCAAAGTCGTGAAGAGGCACCGCAACGAAGGCGAAGGAGGCAGGAGCCCATAGCATCCACTGTTTCTGGTGCATTAACTCGTCAGGACTCAGAGTCATGTGAACCTCAACCGAAAAGAACTCGGGCTTCTGTTGGACGAAAAGACACCGTACGGCGTGAGAAGGTTCAGGAAGTGACTAATGCAAGTCAATTTGCTGAACAGGGTATTCAAGATTCTCTGGCCGAACGAGTTACTAAGG ATACAGAGATTGGTCCAGGCAAGTTACAAAACCCTCCTAAGGAACAAGATGCAAATGAAAAACCAAGTGAGGATCACAGGAATGAAGTCCTTGCTTCGAAATCTAACCCATCTGATGATTTAACATCAATTTCGATGCCTGATCCAACAGCTGGAGCGCCTAGTTCTCTGGTTCCCAAGTCTGCAGAGGACAATGCAGAATCTTCTAGTAAAGAACTTGATTCAACAGCTGCAGCGCGTAGTTCTCTGGTTCCCAAGTCTGCAGAGGACAGTGTAGAATCTTGTAGTAAAGAACTTGATATTAAGGAGCCCTGTGGGGATGATATTTCTATTGTCTCAGTTCTTGTGCCACCACAGACCGATATTAATTGTGGAACATCTGGAGGGTCCCAATCCTTAGTAGGCACAAATATCAACTCTCCTGTGATTGACAAAGATGAATCTGGAAAAGTTGTAGAGGATGAACATGAAACCAATATTACTGATGAATTACCGGGAAAAGTTCTAGTGAATGAACATGAAACCAATACTCCTGATGAAGTATCTGGAAAAGTTGCCGTGAATGAATGTGAAACCAGTACTCCTGAAGTAGGCGCAAATGTCAACTCTCCTGTGACTGACAAAGATGAATCTGGAAAAGTTGTAGAGGATGAACATGAAACCAATATTACTGATGAAGTACCAGGAAAAGTTGCAGTGAATGAACATGAAACCAATACTGCTGATGAAGTATCTGGAGAAGTTGTCGTGAATGAATGTGAAACCAGTACTCCTGATAAAGTAGGCGCAAATGTCAACTCTCCTGTGACCGACAAAGATGAATCTGGAAAGGTTGTAGAGGATGAACATGAAACCAATATTACTGATGAAGTACCAGGACAAGTTGCAGTGAATGAACATGAAACCAATACTGCTGATGAAGTATCTGGAGAAGTTGTCGTGAATGAATGTGAAACCAGTACTCCTGATGAAGTACCTGTTTCTACCACCGGTGAATTTCATGTGGATCATTCTGCTATAACGACTACGGAAAAAGTCTGCACTGAACCAAACTCAGCCTCACCTGCCACTATGCTATCGTCAGCACTGTGCCCAATTGATATTGGTGTGGGGTCAGAACAAGGAATCACAGTGAGCTCCTTAACGGCTTCTACTCATGCTTCAACTGATCCAATGGCTGTGGCAAGTTCTGACCAACTGGCTCCTGACATTTTGTCCATGTCGAGTGTCCAAGCTACGGAGGAAGATATTTCAGAGCCTTCTGCAGGGCAAGTTCCAGAGG ATATTTCTGCAGGCGCTACTTTAGAAACAGAGATTGGTGCAGCCAAGTTACAAAACCCTCCTCAGCAAGATGCATGTTTTAAACCAAGTAACGATCACATGAATGAAGTAATTGCTTCAACATCTGACATATCTGATAATTTTCCACCAGTTTTGATGCACGATCCAGCAGATGGAGCGCGTATTTCTCTGGTTCCCAAGTTTACAGAGGAAAATGTAGAATCTTGTGGTAAAGAACTTGATATTAAGGAGCCTTGTGAAACATCTGGAGGGTCACAATCCTTGGTAGGCACAAATTTTAACTCTGCTGTGATTGACAAAGATCAAGGCTTGCATAGTGGTGCTCCTGCGGCTGCTACTGCAACATCTGGATCAATGCCTCTTGGTGATGGGATTGACAAGTTGTATCCTGAATGTCGAAGCAAAGATGATAGAATTTTTAGTCCTACCAATAACCCTAACTTGGATGAATTTCCTGCATCAGATAATATATCAAAAGGACCAGCTGATTATAATCCCACAGATTCAATTATTGAGTTACCTAATCATACAGATGCTCTGGTACCATCTGAATATACCCAGTCTTTGCCTGTATCTGATAGCAACTCCATCAACACAGGCGAATGCCAACATTTACAAAATGCAGAGATTCAGCTTGCATCAGTTGTTGGTCCTGATGAAGTACCAGAAGAAGAATCTGGAAAGTTGAATTCAATTTCTGGGGTAATGAAAAGCACAGAAGATGAATCTGGAAAAGGTATAGTGGATGAACATGGAACCAGTACTCCTGATGAAATACCAGGAAAAGTTGTAGTGAATGAACATGACACTGATACTCCCGATGAAGTACCTGGAGAAGTTGTAATAAATGAACATGAAACTAGTCCTCCTGATGAAGTACCTGCTGTTTCTACCTCTGACTTTCATGTGGATCATTCTGTTATCACGGCAATAGAAGATGTCCGCACTGAACCAGACTCAGAAAAAGGAATCCCGATGAGCTTCTTAACGGCTTCTGCTCATGCTTCAACCAATCCAATGGATGTGGCAAGTTCTGATCAACTAGCTCCTGTCACGACGTGCATGTCGAGTGCCCAAGCTACTGAAGAAGATATTTCAGAGCCTTCTGCAGGGCAAGTTCCGGAGG ACCTTGTTAAAGATGCAGACATTGATGTGACGAAGCTAGAGGATCCAATTCAGGAAGAAGACACAGTGGAAAAAGATG GCCGTGCCAAAGATGCAGTCATTGATGTGGCGAAGCTAGAGGATCCAATTCAGGAAAAAGATACAGTGGATG GCTTGCACTTTCCTGGTGGATTATTAACTAGGCCTCTGTCTTGTCTCATAACTTAA